A portion of the Bacteroidota bacterium genome contains these proteins:
- a CDS encoding acetyltransferase, producing MKRLAIIGSGDLGQHIAHHAVQDGKHEVVGFFDDYEVKGTLKNQILILGAIAEVEDMFRKGDFDCLMIGIGYKHMQVRKELYEKLSGKIPFATLIHSSSYIDNSAEIGEGCFILPGCIVDKHVKIGANVLLNVGAVISHDTQVDNHCFLSPSVSIAGKTHIKECCIIGINSTIIDNITIEPFIQIAGGTVVIENLTISGMYAGVPAKLKKRF from the coding sequence ATGAAAAGACTTGCAATCATTGGTTCAGGAGATTTAGGACAACACATCGCTCATCATGCAGTTCAAGATGGGAAACATGAAGTTGTTGGTTTTTTTGATGATTATGAAGTCAAAGGAACGCTTAAGAATCAAATCCTTATTTTGGGTGCAATTGCCGAAGTTGAGGACATGTTTAGAAAAGGAGATTTTGATTGCTTAATGATTGGGATTGGCTATAAACATATGCAAGTAAGAAAAGAACTTTATGAAAAATTGAGTGGTAAAATCCCATTTGCAACGCTAATACACTCTTCATCTTATATTGACAATTCAGCAGAGATAGGAGAAGGTTGTTTCATTCTGCCGGGATGCATTGTTGACAAACATGTAAAAATTGGAGCAAATGTTCTATTAAATGTTGGAGCAGTGATCTCACATGATACTCAAGTTGATAATCATTGTTTCCTATCTCCATCAGTAAGTATAGCAGGAAAGACACATATAAAAGAATGTTGTATAATAGGAATAAACTCAACCATTATTGATAATATTACCATTGAGCCATTTATTCAAATAGCAGGCGGTACTGTGGTTATAGAAAATTTAACTATTTCAGGTATGTATGCAGGTGTTCCTGCAAAACTTAAAAAAAGATTTTAA